Sequence from the Salvelinus alpinus chromosome 35, SLU_Salpinus.1, whole genome shotgun sequence genome:
CCTAAATGTCAAAGGTACATTTGTTTTCATCCTCCCTCTTCCTTCTGTGGCCAACCTTTACCTTGGCTTTTCTATCTTTTTTCCAACCTGCTGCAAGTTCGCTGTAATGTTAGTCATCAATGGGTTTAAAGATGGAATCCGTAGTAGGGGATCAGCGCCCCTGTCCACCCCACCGCTGTTGttattgtatttgttttgttgGCAAAGCAGAGGTGAGGAGCGTCGCACAACCTGGTAAAACAattgcagtacatattctgctctTCTATCTTGCAATAATGtcagagggggaaaaacaatgttTGTTGTTTGCAgaaacttctttgttgttgtagtaTTGCAAacagacgtggcagtttcaccattaaCAATTCCAGCTTCAAATGGATGTTATTTTCTGAAGTGAGTTATCTATTTTGCGTATTGTGTtccaaaatgttttgtttgtttaatgccccctctctcttttttctccctCTGGATCTTCTTCTCTTCCCGTCTCTTTATCCCTCTTCCTTTtgtctccttcttcctctcttctctcattatGGAATCCATAAATTCATAATTcaataaccccccctctctctctctctctctctctctctctctctctcttctcttctcttctcttctcttctcttctcttctcttctcttctcttctcttctcttctctctctctctctccccttctgtctctctccctctgtctctctctgtctctgtctctgtctctctctgtctctctctctgtctctctgtctctctctctgtctctctctctctctctctctctctctctctctctctctctctctctctctctctctctctctctctctctctctgctctctctctctctctctctctctctctctctctctctctctctctctctctctctctctctctctctctctctctctctctctctctctctctctctctctcgtcttctcttctctctgctctctctcgccctctctctctctctctctccccttctctctctcctctgtctctctgtctctctgtctctctgtctctctctgtctctctctctctgtctctctctctctctctctctctctctctctctccccttctgtctctctctctctgtctctgtctctctctgtctctctctctgtctctctctctctgtctctcagaacaCCAGAACTTTGTGAAGCTGCCGTACGCTGGCACCCTGAAGATCAACCTGATTCTGAATGCCTCCATGGTGCGTCTGTTCTACACGCCCGACTACGACTTCAAAACCAGACAGATCCTGGACGGGGGACAGTTAACGGTACTGGAACGGCTGATTTAAAATCACTCAAATACTACCCTAATCCTACTCCCTATAGCGCATTGTGGGGTGGTAATAATACATCATCACTTATATATGCTTATGAGAAGTcttataatgcattatacctgTTGGCTTGAAGTGAAGTCTTACCAAACATTTATATCCAAGTGATTTACTTTTATTTGCCAATAATAAAAATTGTCTTACAATGTTGAAGTCAAGTGATTGAACTTTTGAACCTACCATGGCTCTTGGTTGATGATAGGTGCCAGTGGACCTGGATCTGGAGGGGCGGATCTCTCTGGATCCGTCTGTGGTTATTCTGGACCAGGTCAAGGCCAGCGACGTCGGGCAGTTCAAGGTCACGGACATACTGGGGTTTCCTGTGTCCAACGTCTACCTGGAAgtggagggtgaggagagggggatgaagggaggagaggagaacagaggagaggagtaaggaggagagagggatgggaggatgaaGGAGATTGGAGATGAAGGGGATTGATTGGAGGAGTTGGCCAGTTCAGGGTCATCGACCAACTGGAAACCAACTTGGGGGCTTACGTCTATGGGGTGGTGGAGGGTGAGGAGATAATAATTGATTAACattatctctcctttcctcccttcacctctttctcctctcgCCTGTCTTCTCCTCACCACCTCtcacctctatctcctctccatttatctctctctcttctctgtgtatctctcttctcctctgtctctcccctctctccccttcgccacactccccctctatattctctccttcccctctttctccctactctccctccccctcccctcctccagccTATAAGCTGCCGTCCCTCTACGTGTTAATCATAGCACTGGTGGGCTTCCTGGTCCTCCTGCTGTTGGTGTGTCTGCTGTCCTGCCTGGTCAAGCAGAAGAAGAGGACTGCCAAGGCCAGAGCCATCGAGAAGATTGCCCAAAACGCAGGCAAGGAGGACGAGGGAGATGCCTTCAGACAGgtaccacacagacacagacagagacactggtgatgtctcaaatggcaccctgttccctatatgaTGCTCAGTACTTGACATAACATGTATGTGTGGTTTCCAGGTTGTGAAGAACATTACTCAGTTTGAGGAGTCTATAGCCCAGTCCATTGACATCACAGAGAAGTCTCAGAGCACTGAGGTGGACATTAAAGTAAGTATTAGTGACACAGTGGTTATTTCTGTAGAGTTGAGGGAATGATTTAGAATAACGTAAGGGGAATATTGTCAAAATAGCTGTTAAAATCTCTTTGCTTATCCTCACCCACTCTCCTGTCTTCACCCTGACCTCTCTCCTCTGACCTCTGTGTGTTGACCCCAGGGTCTGGAGGTGTCATCCAAGGAGGTGGCAGGTGGTAACCTGGAGACCAGCGACTCAGGGGTGGAGTTTAACACCACTGGCCTCCCATTGGACACTGACACTGACGTCCCCGACCAGATTCCAGAatcagagactgagactgagagtgTTGCCTTCGTCCCAGAAACCAAGCCAAGCCCACCCCCGGTTACCAAACCTAGCCCTGTTCCCGAGATAAAAAAAATCCCTGAACCAAAGTTGACCATAACCAAACCCGTTGAGACCAAACTCAGCCCAATCCCCAGCCCGGTCTCCAAGCAGGCTTCAAGCCCCATTGCCAAAACACCTGATCCAGCCAAAACTCCTGAATTGAAAACTCCTGATTTCAAAACTCCTGATCCGAAAATACCTGAATTGAAAACACCTGAACCAACCAAAACTCCCGATTTTGAAACTCCTGAACCGAAAACACCTGAATTGAAAACACCTGAACCAGCCAAAACACCTATTGCTGTGTCTCCAAGCCCGGTGTCCTCTAAGCCAACCCCACCCCTGACCCCTGTCTCCAAACTAACTGCACCCCAACCATCAACCCCCGAACCCCCCAAGCTGGTGACACCAACCCCAGAATCCCCCAAGCCTGTGACATCAATCCAGACTCCGACCCCAACCCCAATGCTGAGCCCTGAACCTGCTCCGACCACCAATGGCACACCCGAACCACCAGCACCTGAATCCAAACCTGACACTGCTCTGGCCCCAGTGGGTCTGATCGAAAGTCCTGTCGCCAAGgcaacccctcctaaaacccctgAAGTGGAGGTGACCGCCCCAAGTAGTCCAGCCCTTGAGGCCAAAATGGACGCCCCAGCTGAGGACAACACCGCCACCACCGCAACCTGAGAACAGTCCCTGCACTCCTCCAAGGGAAACCCCACAGACCCATTATCCTATCCTCGTCCACCACTGTAGACAGACaatcaaacaccccccttaccaaATAAGGAAGAAATCACTGCTACTATCGAGGCTGGGACTTAGATGTAACACTTGTAATGCTCGAACATGCTGTAGGTTGTTATGATAGCTAACTCACCTGTACTAACACTATCTTTGAGATACTTTTTTCAATTCACAGATACTTTTCACAAGATAGGAAATATAAGCAAACGAGTTCCattttagttgttgttgtttcttTTTTAACTTTCTATGCTGCATACTCTTTTTTTAGTGTGTAAACTAGAGCATGACTGCCGGTCTGCCAACAAAATCAGTTGCAGAGTTTACAAGTAAAATGTTAAACCTAGCTTCTTTAGATATATTTTACGTTCAGAGGTGTGCAGAATGGTTCCACACCATTTTACATAGATATAGGAACAACAGAATGGCAAGTGAACATTACTCAATCTAATTCAACTACATCTATGACCACCTACTCCATTTGTGGAATGATACAACCTTTGATGATGCCTGCTCTAATCTCAGCATGTGAAAAACAGACCTAAACGAAAGCACGAGCAGCTCGTAAATTTGCAACTGACATTTTTTATCTCATATGATGAAACCAATGACATGATTTAGCCCCCTCAAGGACTTATAAATGTGACTATGACATAACGTTCTCGTCAAACTGGATGAATTTAAATCACCTTTCTATCAAACTGGACTGGATTCCTTCTCCTTGTGACATTCTCTAGTAGTTTTCCTGAAACCTGGGAATCTGTTAATCTGGAATGTTTCCTGCTGGTCCTCTGCCATCCTATAGAAACATCTAGAATGCTTGAATGATGAAACATCCTGATACAAAGGAGCCCCAGCAACACTAACACCTGAATGCTGAATTCTAACATCAATTCCTTCTGCTAAACTAAGTCTAActtttgtttaaaatgtatgtctCATGTGATTGCACTCCCAACTACGTGAGAGACAGTATTGGTAATAAGGTGTTGGCCAACTCTGACTGACTGTCCCAGTGAATCTCTAGAATCAGTTTAATCCAAGAGAAAGAGCTTGTTTTGATCCTTGACCTCACTCCAGCACCTGAAGACCCCAAGGACACACCTCAGCACTTTAAGCAATCCCCAGTGAATCTTGGGAAATGTAGTGCTGATTGTTATTGTGCTGACTACAACtatgagagtgggagagggagaagaggaggggtctGGTGGGTGATGTCATTGGCTTAGTCCTAACATTTAAAAAAGGAATCCTCCCTTCTCTATGTCCTTCTTTACTtctgtccttccttccttccttctgtaCTCCCTATTTTCCTTCCTCTCTTGCTTGCAGCAGCTAGTGAAGTACAGTATTATGGCTGGGTTTCATTTGGCCGATAGATGTAGTTTTACTGTAGGTCCTGCCCACTTGACTTCTCATTTATAGATTATGGGTCAGCCTTTATACCCCATGATGACTTCTAAAAGTACAGTATGAAAGTCTAGTCTTCCCTGAGATAATAGAACAGATCCATGTCAGACTATTCCTTGCCTACACACATCTACATGCGTTAGTCGGCTGAGCTACATACTGGAGGCCTTGAGCCAACTGTAGATGTGCTCCACGGCTCTGATGCCTAGTATGGTGATCTCACAGTACAGTATACATGTAGTTCTGGTTATTTGCTCCAGCCTAAAACAGACACTTCacaaatagggttaacccactaGCATCCATCCACAGTACTGGATATGATGTCAAGGCATGGGTTGATGTGTTCTAATAGCCTACCCTATTGCCATTGGTCTCTCTGACTGTCCTAAAAAGGTCCTGCGAGAACTTCACTAACTATTAACTCACTGTACCACCATCTCCAGGACTGTGCCATGATGCCATCTGTCTTTAGTTGCTTGAAGCTATGTTGCTCTATCCTAGATTTACAGTGCAATAAGACTTCGCTGGTGGTTAAAACTCCTGTAGCCGCTATGTGTTACAAGAGGAGGTGTGCAGATACATTTTGCTTGACAAAAGACATATCTCTACCTCAGTGTTTTAACTGACCGTCGTGACAGACACCATGAATGGTACATTGAGCTCAGTGGACTACATCTAAAAGCATTTAGGATTTTTAAGAGAAGCACAAATAGGAGTCGTGTTAAGTTCACCAACACATCAATCAGTTGTTGGAACACATAGAAAGTACATCCATCTTCAACTTCAAACGATGGTCTTTCTCTTTCTGAACACTTCCACAATTCTGAGACGTTTTTTAATGCTAAAATGAATATGAGAATAAAATGAAAGTTAAAAGCCATATGGTAAGATAGAGATATAGACATTGATATGATAAGTACAGTATATGAATCATGATGAATACAGTATGAATACATTAGTGTTTGAGGTGCCTAAATTCTTTGCTATATTGTCATTCAACTGATGTAAGTGATAAAAAATGTCAAGGATTATGTAAAATTCTACCACTGAAGAGATTTGGCTCCACTCTCAATCTCAATCTCGACCGCAATGCTCGTCAAGCTCTGTTGTGTGGAGCCGTAACACCTATTTAGGCAATACTAAAAGCAGTGTTTATCTgtttctgcacacacacacacacacacacacacacacacacacacacacacacacacacacacacacacacacacacacacacacacacacacacacacacacacacacacacaaacactcgctTATGACCCTGCTGACGAGGTTCAGCATTGTAAATATTGCATGTGTAAGGTTTAAAAAGTCTCCTCTCAAAGGTTGAATGTGTTTAGTGTATAGAATGGTCGTTGTATTGTACTTGATGATGTAAAAAAGCTAATCTAATTTCTCACCTGTGCAAAGCCTACATGCTGATTattgaatatactgtatacatacaaACTAATCTTCACTAACTTATAAAATACAACTTGAACAACTGAAAATGGTAAACACAACTGAATAAGTGCATATTTTTCCGTGTCACAGATCTTCGAATAGATCTCTAAAATATTTTGATTGGAATAACTTTTATTAGTACTATTTCAACCCTATGATGATAACACTCACAGTATAACACCCGTACataacttatatatatatatatatatatatatataaaaatacagAATTATCTATGTCACTTTAAAGATAAAGACGTTTATTGCAGCATGTCCACATGATCTCCTCAAagacagtattattattattcatatttttctgCTTTTATAAAagccgtctgtgtgtgtgtggaggattgATCAGTCATACTGTTATCTTCATCATgacgtttgcgtgtgtgtgtgtgtgtgcgtgtgtgatcgtacgtgtgtgtgttgtgcgtgcccgtgttgtgtgcatgcatgcgtgcgtgtgtgtgacacATCATTTTGTATCTGTGTCTAGGTGTAAGACTGTAGCCTACGTGTGTGCAATGAAAAGAAAATCACAACTTCAGCTGTATGTCGACTTCACATATCCATGCTTAGAAATTATTGTCCTCAATGATCTGCTTATCATCTGACATTTGTTTAGAAAACGGTCTGTGTTTGTCCAGAGTCAGTATGTGGTTAACATCACACAAACCTGCACCTCTGAGGTGCTCTACACGGGATGACTCTCATCTTTGATTTAGTGCCTCAAATATGAAATCAAATATTCAATGGCTAGTCAGCCTATATTCTATAAATACACTCCAAGAGGCACTGTTTGGTTTATATGATGTAGGGTGGTGTCAGACTAAACAGCGGTAAAGTACTATATGCAGACCTGACGACCTTataggtctactgtactgtaaataGAGACACAACACAGTCAGGAGATACAGAATATTGTAGTCAGGACAGGAAGTGTTTAATATAAAGCACTCAGACATGATTGGAAGAGTGATAAATTACCTAGTTGCTTGGTATTTGGTTGTCAGGGTTTATTTGAATGTGCATTAGCATGAGATGAATAACATCATATTGAAGTGTATTGTGTAACTTGGTGAGACAGTAACTGCTGTACATCTTAGGAATTCAGTGGCACTGTTTGTATGTAAACAGCAggttgaattcaaaatggatgccAAAGCCTCAAACAGTATTTGAGACCTAGCCCTCCTGAAGTGGAACTGAGATGTGCATGTGGATGAATTTGACATGTTTTATACCACTACTGTATTATAGCGCTTCCCAAAAGAGGGGGTAATGTAACAAACCTATCCTTGGTAACCACATTACCAGCACTTCCTAGTGAGTCAATTCTATTTGGGATGGTTGGTTAGTGTCTGGGTCATGGgaccagaaggttgtgggttcaattcccccCCTGGCTgggacagaccccccccccccaaattcaCTTACGTTCCTTGCACTATGTGAGCGATCTCTCTCTGCCCTGATTCTGTCTGTTTACTCCTTCTGCTGTGATGGCGTGTGTAGCGTCCTGCAGTCTGTTGATCTCCTCCCTTTTTTCACGACACACAGGCGTTTTGTAAAGGAAAGGTGTTATTTTCTTTATTTCATGTCTAAAAAAATATACGAAGAATAAACTAAAGATTATGAGAAAAACATCTAGTGTCCTTTCCTTGTCATTGATTCTGTACTTTTCCAAAGCTTTGCATTTGTCATAATGTTATTCGGGTGTGCACTTAGATTTTACGATCTCATTTCGTGGAGCACTTTTCTCCTAGCTGTCTATCTGGCACACCGTGCATAGTGTAAGATATCATACTAATGGCCGCGCTCACTGAGGAAGTATTGGTCTCTGTAAATGTGACGGTGTTGTCATGCTACCTCACGTCAGTCATCTTACTCAATGTCACACACATTTAGTTGTTTTCCCACAGTGTCACACTCTCCAGTGTCACCCTGTGTGTCCTCCCCCCTCTTCCCACCCCCCTCCCCTACATTGCTCCCATACCCATGCCACAATAGATACGtcataaatggcaccttattccctatttagtgcactactttttaaagggcccatgggccctggttagaagtagtgcactatatagggaatagggtgacatttggactGCAGACAAAGTGTCACAGCTGTGGATGCATGACCACAGTATTTATAGATGGGCCAAAGGTAACATCATTGTGCAGTTAATCCCTCCTGTTAAGTCCTGAAGCCCTGGGGTATCTACCCCCACTAGGATACTGGCATTTGGCCTTTGCTCATTTTTGGGACTTGTTTTAGATACCTTAGTGTGGTTTTTCTACATTCATAACCTATTATGTGACAA
This genomic interval carries:
- the LOC139564153 gene encoding uncharacterized protein isoform X2, with the protein product MKMKTVSVAVVLSLLLCSALSAPLKGKEDSQQTMFFGEDFHLQLPSLAAEVLFQPSNAKAGAEVVLMRGGSVIGNRAKLNSQLSHLILANVGEGDEGTYSVKNNKQPEEVRRITLIVRDCSNEQNIKYGENYHIQLAGVEAPITLEYRPSAVEANLTSRPALVLMTREGLSRDGYQGRLSVNERRITLNAVTGADEGSYTVRDTNLKIMRKVCLNVKEHQNFVKLPYAGTLKINLILNASMVRLFYTPDYDFKTRQILDGGQLTVPVDLDLEGRISLDPSVVILDQVKASDVGQFKVTDILGFPVSNVYLEVEAYKLPSLYVLIIALVGFLVLLLLVCLLSCLVKQKKRTAKARAIEKIAQNAGKEDEGDAFRQVVKNITQFEESIAQSIDITEKSQSTEVDIKGLEVSSKEVAGGNLETSDSGVEFNTTGLPLDTDTDVPDQIPESETETESVAFVPETKPSPPPVTKPSPVPEIKKIPEPKLTITKPVETKLSPIPSPVSKQASSPIAKTPDPAKTPELKTPDFKTPDPKIPELKTPEPTKTPDFETPEPKTPELKTPEPAKTPIAVSPSPVSSKPTPPLTPVSKLTAPQPSTPEPPKLVTPTPESPKPVTSIQTPTPTPMLSPEPAPTTNGTPEPPAPESKPDTALAPVGLIESPVAKATPPKTPEVEVTAPSSPALEAKMDAPAEDNTATTAT
- the LOC139564153 gene encoding uncharacterized protein isoform X1; this translates as MKEPGDLMKMKTVSVAVVLSLLLCSALSAPLKGKEDSQQTMFFGEDFHLQLPSLAAEVLFQPSNAKAGAEVVLMRGGSVIGNRAKLNSQLSHLILANVGEGDEGTYSVKNNKQPEEVRRITLIVRDCSNEQNIKYGENYHIQLAGVEAPITLEYRPSAVEANLTSRPALVLMTREGLSRDGYQGRLSVNERRITLNAVTGADEGSYTVRDTNLKIMRKVCLNVKEHQNFVKLPYAGTLKINLILNASMVRLFYTPDYDFKTRQILDGGQLTVPVDLDLEGRISLDPSVVILDQVKASDVGQFKVTDILGFPVSNVYLEVEAYKLPSLYVLIIALVGFLVLLLLVCLLSCLVKQKKRTAKARAIEKIAQNAGKEDEGDAFRQVVKNITQFEESIAQSIDITEKSQSTEVDIKGLEVSSKEVAGGNLETSDSGVEFNTTGLPLDTDTDVPDQIPESETETESVAFVPETKPSPPPVTKPSPVPEIKKIPEPKLTITKPVETKLSPIPSPVSKQASSPIAKTPDPAKTPELKTPDFKTPDPKIPELKTPEPTKTPDFETPEPKTPELKTPEPAKTPIAVSPSPVSSKPTPPLTPVSKLTAPQPSTPEPPKLVTPTPESPKPVTSIQTPTPTPMLSPEPAPTTNGTPEPPAPESKPDTALAPVGLIESPVAKATPPKTPEVEVTAPSSPALEAKMDAPAEDNTATTAT